From a single Intestinibaculum porci genomic region:
- a CDS encoding epoxyqueuosine reductase QueH: MKQNYDLLMQEELKKLDGRKTLLLHVCCGPCSSNVIKELSEYFDITIFYSNSNIYPEEEYLRRRDELLTFIPEFNANNNRHITVVEDDYDLQAYTAKLAPLKDTGEKGERCHLCYEMRMTRAHDYALAHNFDYWTTVLSVSPHKISRWINEIGLSFTDDHLKFLPSDFKKRNGYLKSVQTAEAYHMYRQSYCGCVYSYQESLARVHQKEDHQ, encoded by the coding sequence ATGAAACAGAATTATGATCTCCTGATGCAGGAAGAATTAAAGAAGTTAGATGGTCGTAAGACGCTTCTGCTTCATGTCTGTTGCGGCCCTTGCTCAAGTAATGTGATCAAAGAACTCAGCGAGTACTTTGATATCACCATCTTCTATTCAAATTCCAATATTTATCCGGAAGAAGAATATCTGCGTCGGCGTGATGAATTATTAACATTCATCCCAGAATTCAATGCCAACAACAATCGTCATATCACAGTGGTGGAAGATGATTATGACTTACAGGCCTATACGGCTAAATTAGCGCCGTTAAAGGATACCGGAGAAAAAGGCGAACGCTGCCATCTCTGTTACGAAATGCGGATGACGCGGGCCCATGATTATGCTTTAGCGCACAACTTTGATTACTGGACTACCGTCTTATCCGTTTCACCACATAAAATATCCCGCTGGATCAATGAGATTGGTCTTTCCTTTACCGATGATCATCTCAAGTTCCTGCCTTCCGATTTTAAGAAACGCAATGGTTATCTGAAATCAGTGCAGACGGCTGAAGCTTATCATATGTATCGTCAAAGCTACTGCGGCTGTGTGTATTCCTATCAGGAAAGTTTAGCAAGAGTGCATCAAAAAGAAGATCATCAATGA
- the queA gene encoding tRNA preQ1(34) S-adenosylmethionine ribosyltransferase-isomerase QueA: protein MDIELFDYDLPHELIAQTPLKKRDTSRLMVLNKETGEVTHKHFYDIIDYLKPGDVLVRNNTKVIPARLFGTKEETHAHVEVLLLKNTHDDVWECLCGNARTIKVGTVISFGDGRLKAKCLEVREEGIRILEMIYEGIFFEVLDQLGIMPLPPYIKEKLDDPDRYNTVYAKVEGSAAAPTAGLHFTPELFQKLRDKGIEVEDVTLHVGLGTFRPVKVENVLEHHMHSEYYEISEDVAERLNKAKAEGRRIIAIGTTSCRTLEANVSKYGKFTAAHENTNIFIYPGYTFKAIDCLITNFHLPKSTLIMLVSALASREKILHAYNIAVKEKYRFFSFGDAMFITNETEL from the coding sequence ATGGATATTGAATTATTTGATTATGATCTGCCGCATGAACTCATTGCGCAGACCCCGCTTAAAAAAAGAGATACTTCCCGGTTAATGGTTTTAAATAAAGAAACGGGGGAAGTCACTCATAAACACTTTTATGATATTATCGATTATTTAAAACCCGGTGATGTGTTAGTTCGTAATAACACGAAAGTCATCCCCGCACGTTTATTTGGGACCAAAGAAGAGACCCATGCGCATGTTGAAGTCTTATTATTAAAGAACACTCATGATGATGTATGGGAATGTTTATGCGGTAATGCCCGGACGATTAAAGTGGGCACCGTAATCTCTTTTGGTGATGGCCGCCTCAAAGCGAAATGTTTAGAAGTCCGCGAAGAAGGCATCCGTATTTTAGAAATGATCTATGAAGGCATCTTCTTTGAAGTCTTAGATCAGTTAGGGATTATGCCATTACCACCTTATATTAAGGAAAAATTAGATGATCCAGATCGTTATAACACGGTCTATGCGAAAGTCGAAGGCAGCGCCGCTGCGCCAACGGCTGGTTTACACTTCACCCCAGAATTATTCCAGAAGTTACGTGATAAAGGAATTGAAGTCGAAGATGTTACTTTACATGTCGGCTTAGGCACCTTTAGACCAGTCAAAGTGGAAAATGTCTTAGAACATCACATGCATAGTGAATACTATGAAATCAGCGAAGACGTCGCTGAGCGTTTAAACAAAGCCAAAGCGGAAGGCCGACGGATTATTGCCATCGGTACAACCTCATGCCGCACCCTTGAAGCGAATGTCTCTAAATATGGCAAGTTTACCGCTGCCCATGAAAATACCAATATTTTCATCTATCCTGGTTATACCTTTAAAGCCATTGACTGTCTGATCACGAACTTCCACTTACCGAAGTCGACTTTAATTATGTTAGTCTCAGCGTTAGCTTCCCGGGAAAAGATTTTGCATGCCTATAACATTGCAGTAAAGGAAAAGTATCGCTTCTTCTCATTTGGCGATGCGATGTTTATTACCAATGAAACAGAATTATGA
- the tgt gene encoding tRNA guanosine(34) transglycosylase Tgt, whose product MKDFWYELKHVDAQTGARYGILHTPHGDVETPMFMPVGTLATVKGISPEQLKAMGSQVVLANTYHLWLRPGNDVVKMAGGLHKFMNYDGPLLTDSGGFQVFSLGKTRKIEEEGVTFKSIVDGSKLFLSPEKSIKIQEDLGADIIMSFDECAPYPATREYMERSVDRTLRWAKRGLEAHTREDQALFGIVQGGEYPDLREKAAKTLAAMDFPGYSIGGTSVGEPKDVMYKMIEDSVKWLPEDKPRYLMGVGNPIDLIESAIRGIDMYDCVLPTRVARHGALMTHHGRMNINNQKFKYDFSPVDDMCHCYTCTNYSRAYLRHLHKCDEIFGKSLLSIHNVAFLLDLAKDIRQAIQEDRLADFKEEFLDRYGRDVYERAF is encoded by the coding sequence ATGAAAGATTTTTGGTATGAATTAAAACATGTAGATGCCCAGACGGGAGCTCGTTACGGCATTTTACATACCCCCCATGGCGATGTAGAAACCCCGATGTTTATGCCGGTCGGCACCCTTGCGACCGTCAAAGGGATCTCCCCTGAACAGTTAAAAGCGATGGGATCCCAGGTTGTCTTAGCCAACACTTATCATTTATGGCTGCGCCCTGGTAATGACGTTGTCAAAATGGCGGGCGGTTTACATAAATTTATGAACTACGATGGTCCGCTCCTCACTGACAGCGGCGGCTTCCAGGTTTTCTCTTTAGGGAAAACACGAAAGATTGAAGAAGAAGGCGTCACCTTCAAATCGATTGTCGATGGCTCTAAGCTCTTCCTTTCGCCAGAAAAATCAATTAAGATTCAGGAAGACTTAGGGGCTGATATCATCATGTCATTTGACGAATGTGCCCCTTATCCAGCCACCAGAGAATATATGGAACGCAGCGTCGATCGTACTTTGCGCTGGGCTAAACGTGGTTTAGAAGCGCACACCAGAGAAGATCAGGCGTTATTTGGTATTGTCCAGGGCGGCGAATATCCAGACTTACGCGAAAAAGCCGCTAAAACCTTAGCGGCGATGGATTTCCCTGGTTATTCGATTGGTGGAACATCGGTTGGTGAACCTAAAGATGTTATGTATAAAATGATTGAAGACAGCGTGAAGTGGCTGCCAGAAGATAAACCACGTTACTTAATGGGCGTAGGCAATCCGATCGACTTAATCGAATCAGCGATACGCGGCATCGATATGTATGACTGCGTCTTACCAACCCGCGTGGCGCGTCATGGCGCACTCATGACCCATCATGGCCGCATGAACATCAACAATCAGAAATTCAAATATGATTTTTCTCCGGTTGATGATATGTGTCACTGTTATACTTGTACAAATTATTCTCGCGCTTACTTAAGACATCTTCATAAATGTGATGAAATCTTTGGTAAGAGTTTATTATCCATCCATAACGTCGCTTTCTTATTAGACTTAGCGAAAGACATCCGTCAGGCGATTCAGGAAGATCGCTTAGCCGATTTCAAGGAAGAATTCTTAGATCGTTATGGACGAGATGTTTATGAAAGGGCCTTTTAA
- a CDS encoding AraC family transcriptional regulator, giving the protein MQDWQFSIFPNETFIDLSLYQYGGEVCKPSHLFGPATRNHYLFHYILRGKGVLSANNDKGAEIKYHLKAGDGFMIFPGQVTMYIADEQDPWEYMWIEFDGLRVKEALDTVGLTISSPIYHYMYEDLHKEMVKNMVYIATSKNATPFDLIGHLYLVLDNMMRSIKVTEQHSGNRLADFYMHETMVFIEQNYMYNISIEDIANNIGLNRSYFGKLFKRETGKTPQSFLLNYRMIKASEYLKRTEMHIADISQAVGYENQLHFSRAFKNVYGLSPMQWRKANRER; this is encoded by the coding sequence ATGCAAGATTGGCAATTTTCCATCTTCCCCAATGAAACATTTATCGATTTAAGTCTCTACCAGTATGGCGGAGAAGTGTGCAAACCATCGCATCTTTTTGGTCCCGCCACCAGAAATCATTATCTTTTCCACTATATCTTAAGAGGCAAAGGTGTCCTTTCAGCTAATAATGATAAAGGAGCGGAAATCAAATACCATTTAAAAGCTGGCGATGGCTTTATGATCTTTCCTGGACAGGTGACGATGTATATTGCCGATGAACAGGACCCCTGGGAATATATGTGGATTGAATTTGACGGCTTACGCGTGAAAGAAGCCTTAGATACCGTAGGCTTAACGATTTCTTCGCCCATCTATCACTATATGTATGAAGATTTGCATAAAGAGATGGTAAAAAATATGGTCTATATCGCCACAAGTAAAAACGCCACCCCTTTTGATCTGATCGGCCATCTCTATTTAGTCTTAGATAATATGATGCGCTCCATTAAAGTCACTGAGCAGCATTCCGGTAACCGTCTCGCTGATTTTTATATGCATGAAACGATGGTTTTTATCGAGCAGAATTATATGTATAATATCTCGATTGAAGATATCGCCAATAATATCGGTCTTAATCGTTCTTACTTTGGAAAACTCTTTAAACGCGAAACCGGCAAAACCCCACAGTCTTTTTTACTTAATTATCGGATGATCAAAGCCAGTGAATATTTAAAGCGGACAGAGATGCATATCGCCGATATCTCCCAGGCCGTTGGCTATGAAAATCAGCTCCATTTCTCCCGCGCTTTCAAAAATGTTTACGGCCTCTCGCCCATGCAGTGGCGCAAAGCAAATCGGGAACGATAA
- a CDS encoding ABC transporter substrate-binding protein, giving the protein MKLKKVMRFLLALTMGLSIAGCGSSSSKKTTIEIVSYKQEAATYFDKVAKEFNATHSDIELKISSPNDAVTVMKTRFIREDYPDIIGIGGDATFSEFVDAGVLADVSDFSGIKKIKKAYIDMLDQLEYVPTKGTYGVPYVANASGILYNKAIFKKYGYKVPNTWNELMALCKQMKKDGVLPFYFGYKDTWTTMAPWNSLAVSLAPANTTQNVNAGKTTFTKEYDETAEKIKTLLKYGEKEVAAYGYNDACTAFAKGQSAMYTIGSYAIPQVLSSNPKMDIGSFVMPANNDKNKNNLNSGIDLMFGVTKACKNKKAAYTVLNYLLAKKNLQKYINAQMSLPCRTGNFTLPKQFDDMKPWIDSGKMVDYQDHHYPSTMGCDAIVQSYLLKGDKKAFLAKWDQDWKRYNRDIIRKVQEYNKTHQS; this is encoded by the coding sequence ATGAAACTCAAAAAAGTTATGCGTTTTCTTCTGGCGCTGACGATGGGCTTATCCATTGCTGGATGTGGATCATCGTCATCGAAGAAAACAACCATCGAAATTGTTTCCTACAAACAGGAAGCCGCAACTTATTTTGACAAAGTTGCGAAAGAATTCAATGCCACACATAGTGATATTGAACTCAAGATCTCTTCACCAAATGATGCAGTAACCGTTATGAAAACACGTTTTATCCGTGAAGATTATCCGGATATTATCGGCATTGGCGGGGATGCGACATTCTCAGAATTTGTTGATGCTGGTGTTTTAGCGGATGTCTCTGATTTCTCAGGTATCAAAAAGATCAAAAAAGCATATATTGATATGCTTGATCAGCTGGAATATGTCCCAACCAAAGGCACATACGGAGTACCTTATGTAGCGAATGCTTCAGGGATCCTTTACAACAAAGCGATCTTTAAAAAGTATGGCTATAAAGTGCCAAACACTTGGAACGAACTGATGGCGTTATGTAAACAGATGAAAAAAGATGGCGTTTTACCATTCTACTTTGGGTATAAGGATACCTGGACAACGATGGCGCCATGGAACTCCTTAGCTGTTTCCTTAGCTCCAGCGAACACCACCCAAAATGTCAATGCGGGGAAAACAACCTTTACAAAGGAATATGATGAAACCGCTGAAAAGATTAAGACGTTATTAAAGTATGGCGAAAAAGAAGTCGCAGCCTATGGCTACAATGATGCCTGCACGGCTTTCGCAAAAGGGCAGTCAGCGATGTACACGATCGGTTCTTATGCCATTCCTCAGGTCTTATCATCCAATCCAAAGATGGATATCGGCTCTTTTGTCATGCCGGCTAATAATGATAAAAACAAGAATAACTTAAACTCTGGGATCGACTTGATGTTCGGAGTGACGAAAGCCTGCAAGAATAAAAAAGCAGCTTATACGGTCTTAAATTACTTATTAGCGAAAAAGAACTTACAGAAATATATCAATGCCCAGATGTCATTACCTTGCCGTACTGGTAACTTCACTTTACCTAAGCAGTTTGATGATATGAAACCTTGGATTGATAGTGGTAAGATGGTCGACTATCAGGATCACCACTATCCATCAACGATGGGCTGTGATGCAATCGTTCAGAGTTATCTCTTAAAAGGTGATAAGAAAGCCTTCTTAGCGAAATGGGATCAGGACTGGAAACGTTACAACCGTGATATTATCCGTAAGGTTCAGGAATACAATAAAACACATCAAAGCTAG
- a CDS encoding carbohydrate ABC transporter permease, whose translation MKKKNKLDFDRTYVWMTIPLVVLFFLFNTFPLIKGFMYSFTNFRGYGTYQSVGLRNYMDLFTDARVGHSYLFTFGVAICVTVLVNVISLILAMGLNSKIKFKSGLRALYFVPNILGALVVGYIFNYFFTYILPAFEKMVFGSGSSILASEKWAWVAIVVVCVWQSVAMQTIIYISGLQTVPEDIYEAGAIDGSTGWTRFKTLTLPLILPFVTINLVLTMKNALMVFDQIMALTKGGPAQSTESISYLIYNNGMSGGQFGFQSANAVLFFIVIVLISVFQLKFMGKKEEQL comes from the coding sequence ATGAAGAAAAAAAACAAGCTGGACTTCGATCGAACATACGTCTGGATGACAATTCCTCTTGTCGTATTGTTCTTCTTATTCAATACATTCCCTCTGATTAAAGGGTTTATGTATAGCTTCACAAACTTCCGCGGTTACGGAACGTATCAGAGTGTCGGTTTAAGAAACTATATGGATTTATTTACTGATGCCCGTGTTGGTCATTCTTACTTATTCACTTTTGGGGTCGCCATCTGTGTGACTGTTCTGGTGAATGTGATTTCCCTGATTTTAGCCATGGGCTTAAATTCAAAAATCAAGTTCAAGAGCGGCTTACGTGCCTTATATTTCGTACCAAATATCTTAGGTGCATTAGTTGTTGGCTATATCTTTAACTACTTCTTTACTTACATTCTGCCAGCTTTCGAAAAGATGGTCTTTGGCAGCGGCAGTTCCATCCTCGCTTCAGAAAAATGGGCATGGGTAGCGATCGTTGTCGTCTGTGTATGGCAATCTGTAGCCATGCAGACAATCATTTATATCTCTGGTCTGCAGACCGTTCCAGAAGATATCTATGAAGCAGGGGCGATCGATGGTTCAACTGGCTGGACAAGATTCAAAACATTAACATTACCTTTAATCTTACCATTCGTTACCATCAACCTCGTTTTAACAATGAAAAATGCCTTAATGGTATTTGATCAGATCATGGCCTTAACCAAAGGGGGACCTGCTCAGTCAACGGAATCCATTTCCTACCTCATTTACAACAACGGGATGTCCGGCGGTCAGTTCGGTTTCCAGAGTGCCAATGCCGTGTTATTCTTCATTGTCATCGTGCTGATCTCTGTCTTCCAGTTAAAATTCATGGGTAAAAAGGAGGAACAGTTATAA
- a CDS encoding carbohydrate ABC transporter permease produces the protein MKKKYNWPVTILLILGLVTILFPLYITVVIAFKQPSEMGNTLSSILSLPKSWSFSNFAQAMKVTDFWHTLLNSILITGVTVILSVLLHSMAGYAIGRMKKRHKWFNRAYFYIVSGMFVPFAILMMPLVKETADLHIANIVGVIICYLVFFMPINVMLYSGYLTNIPEALEEAAKVDGGSTWSTYWTIIFPIMKPMHATVAILTALSTWNDVMTPLVIMSGSGANTLPLAQLTFQTQFGTNYNLAFASYLLALLPMLIFYIFAQKQILNGVVNGAVK, from the coding sequence ATGAAAAAGAAATACAATTGGCCTGTTACCATCCTGTTAATCTTAGGTTTAGTGACCATCTTATTTCCACTTTATATCACTGTGGTCATCGCCTTCAAGCAGCCAAGTGAAATGGGCAATACGTTATCATCCATCTTATCACTGCCAAAATCATGGAGCTTCTCAAACTTCGCGCAGGCGATGAAAGTTACTGATTTCTGGCATACTTTACTGAACTCTATCTTAATTACTGGGGTTACCGTGATCTTATCGGTTCTCTTACATTCAATGGCTGGTTATGCCATCGGCCGTATGAAGAAACGTCATAAATGGTTTAATCGTGCTTATTTCTATATCGTATCCGGGATGTTTGTTCCTTTTGCCATCTTAATGATGCCATTGGTTAAAGAAACAGCCGACTTACATATTGCCAACATTGTGGGTGTCATCATTTGTTACTTAGTGTTCTTTATGCCAATCAACGTAATGTTATACAGCGGTTATCTGACCAACATTCCCGAAGCGTTAGAAGAAGCTGCCAAAGTGGATGGCGGTTCAACATGGTCAACATACTGGACAATCATTTTCCCAATCATGAAACCAATGCATGCAACAGTAGCAATCTTAACCGCTTTAAGTACATGGAATGATGTTATGACACCATTAGTTATCATGTCTGGTTCCGGTGCTAATACCTTACCATTAGCCCAGTTAACTTTCCAAACACAGTTTGGGACAAACTACAACTTAGCTTTTGCCTCTTACCTGTTAGCGTTACTGCCAATGTTAATCTTCTATATCTTCGCTCAGAAACAAATCTTAAATGGTGTAGTCAACGGCGCAGTTAAATAA
- a CDS encoding alpha-galactosidase, translated as MSIVIHDQTFTLNTRNTTYMMQADDLGYLLHLYYGPCADLPPYYLLVKKDRGFSGNPYDAENDRTYSLDVLPQEFPFDGSGDYRTSSFSLRTQKGVYGCDLRFQKAEVVKGKTPLRGLPAMSDQNVESLEITLADSFLHVAVVLAYSVYEDVDIITRSVRVINQGETITIENIKSANLDFVSGDFDRISFYGRHTMERQPDREHVSHGMYTIGSKRGTSSHQYNPALILCDQDATETTGSAYSMNFVYSGNFEAVIEEDQFGQKRMAMGLSKDYFSYPVEKGETFYAPEVMMSYSAQGLSHLSHNLHLGMKKYLIRDPQPGLKPILINSWEAAYFDFTGETIYQLAKAAKECDIDMVVMDDGWFGQRQNDNAGLGDWYVNENKLGESLSSLSSRIHDLGLKFGIWFEPECINEDSDLYRAHPDYAIKVPNRKFVRARNQLVLDFSRPEVVDAIFDQVCDILDHASIDYVKWDFNRSISDVYSSVTNQGRVTYDYVLGLYRFLDRLLERYPNLLIEGCSGGGGRFDAGMLHYTPQIWLSDNTDAIDRLAIQYGSSFIYPISSFGSHVSAVPNHQTGRITPMSTRALVAMSGTFGYELDITTCSEEEKQTIREQVSAFRKYQPLIHNGRYYRLSNPLHDEVGAYAFVSEDQKEALICAVRIITHSATYAHFIKIEGLEDNAHYQDDQGQIYDANVLKTYGLPLIIDAGEYQAYTIHLTKVEGEKENGKN; from the coding sequence ATGTCAATTGTAATACATGATCAAACATTTACCCTCAATACCAGAAATACAACGTATATGATGCAGGCGGATGATCTGGGTTATCTGCTTCATCTTTACTATGGGCCATGCGCAGATTTACCTCCATACTATCTGCTTGTCAAAAAAGACCGTGGTTTTAGCGGAAATCCTTACGATGCAGAAAATGATCGTACTTATTCATTAGATGTGCTGCCACAGGAGTTTCCTTTTGATGGCAGCGGAGATTACCGAACATCTTCATTTTCCTTACGTACACAAAAAGGCGTTTATGGCTGTGATCTTCGCTTCCAGAAAGCTGAAGTCGTTAAAGGGAAAACACCTTTACGTGGCTTACCGGCGATGAGTGATCAAAATGTCGAATCATTAGAAATCACATTGGCAGACTCCTTCCTTCATGTGGCTGTCGTCTTAGCCTACAGCGTTTATGAAGATGTTGATATCATTACTCGTAGCGTGCGTGTCATCAATCAAGGTGAAACCATTACCATTGAAAATATCAAATCGGCGAACTTAGACTTTGTCTCTGGTGATTTTGATCGCATCAGTTTCTATGGTCGTCATACGATGGAAAGACAGCCTGATCGGGAACATGTCAGTCATGGCATGTATACCATCGGTTCTAAACGTGGTACGTCAAGTCATCAGTACAATCCAGCATTGATCCTCTGTGATCAGGATGCGACCGAAACAACGGGTTCAGCTTACAGTATGAACTTTGTCTATAGCGGTAATTTTGAAGCCGTCATCGAAGAAGACCAGTTTGGTCAGAAACGTATGGCAATGGGCTTATCAAAAGACTACTTCTCTTATCCGGTTGAAAAGGGTGAGACATTCTATGCACCAGAAGTCATGATGAGTTACTCTGCACAAGGTTTATCTCATTTATCGCATAACTTACACTTAGGCATGAAAAAATACCTGATTCGTGATCCACAGCCTGGCTTAAAGCCGATTCTGATCAACAGTTGGGAAGCCGCTTACTTTGATTTCACTGGTGAAACCATTTATCAGCTCGCCAAAGCTGCAAAAGAATGTGATATTGATATGGTCGTTATGGATGATGGCTGGTTTGGTCAGCGCCAAAACGATAATGCCGGTTTAGGTGACTGGTATGTCAACGAGAATAAACTCGGTGAATCACTTTCATCTTTATCTTCGCGCATTCACGATTTAGGTCTGAAGTTTGGTATCTGGTTTGAACCAGAATGCATCAATGAAGACAGTGATCTCTATCGTGCGCATCCCGATTATGCCATTAAAGTGCCGAATCGTAAGTTTGTTCGTGCACGTAACCAGCTGGTTCTTGATTTCTCACGTCCGGAAGTGGTGGATGCCATTTTTGATCAGGTGTGCGACATCTTAGATCATGCATCGATCGATTATGTCAAATGGGATTTCAACCGCAGTATTTCTGATGTTTATTCTAGCGTTACCAATCAGGGGCGTGTCACTTATGATTATGTCTTAGGTCTCTATCGTTTCTTAGATCGCTTACTTGAACGCTACCCAAATCTGCTTATTGAAGGCTGCAGCGGTGGCGGCGGACGTTTCGACGCAGGCATGTTACACTACACACCACAAATCTGGTTATCCGATAATACCGATGCCATCGATCGCTTAGCGATCCAGTATGGTTCATCCTTTATCTATCCGATCAGCAGTTTTGGTTCACACGTTTCTGCCGTTCCTAACCATCAGACCGGCCGTATTACCCCTATGTCTACTCGCGCTCTCGTGGCGATGAGCGGTACCTTCGGTTATGAACTGGATATCACGACTTGCAGTGAAGAAGAGAAACAGACGATCAGAGAACAGGTGTCAGCCTTTAGAAAATATCAGCCATTAATTCATAATGGCCGCTACTATCGATTAAGCAATCCATTACATGATGAAGTCGGGGCTTATGCATTTGTCAGTGAAGATCAAAAAGAAGCGCTGATCTGTGCAGTAAGAATTATCACCCATTCGGCAACCTATGCCCACTTTATCAAAATTGAAGGCCTTGAAGACAATGCTCATTATCAGGATGATCAGGGTCAAATCTATGACGCCAATGTTTTAAAAACATATGGTCTGCCACTCATCATTGATGCTGGTGAGTACCAGGCTTATACAATACATTTAACAAAAGTAGAGGGAGAAAAAGAAAATGGCAAGAATTAG
- a CDS encoding ABC transporter ATP-binding protein: MARISFQHVEKTYDNNVTVVPDLNLDIKDKEFVVLVGPSGCGKSTTLRMIAGLESITSGELYIGDRVVNNLQPKDRDIAMVFQTYALYPHMTVYKNMAYALQLKKTPKEEIDRKVKHAAEILGLTEYLNRKPRALSGGQRQRVALGRAMVRNPEVFLLDEPLSNLDAKLRTEMRAQIAKLHKQLDTTFVYVTHDQTEAMTMADRIVVMNKGVIQQFDTPAHIYDHPANLFVATFIGSPKMNLTDVTLEKKGNTYYVKNDDLNFAVPAGKVNASFDQYVGKTVTLGIRPEDLHIEKIMVDTYPDAVFSATLDLVENTGSEMNLYFNYHGTDMILKTPSRFDYKDGDKISMAIDKNKIHLFDKETEKAIS, from the coding sequence ATGGCAAGAATTAGTTTCCAGCATGTGGAAAAAACATATGATAATAACGTTACAGTTGTTCCAGATTTAAACTTAGATATTAAAGATAAAGAATTCGTTGTATTAGTTGGTCCATCAGGCTGTGGGAAATCCACAACCTTACGTATGATCGCCGGGTTAGAGAGTATCACTTCTGGTGAATTATACATTGGTGATCGGGTTGTTAATAATCTGCAACCTAAAGATCGTGATATCGCCATGGTTTTCCAGACTTATGCACTTTATCCGCATATGACTGTTTATAAAAATATGGCTTATGCGCTGCAGTTAAAGAAAACACCTAAAGAAGAAATTGATCGTAAAGTTAAACATGCAGCTGAAATCTTAGGCTTAACTGAATATTTAAATCGTAAACCACGTGCTTTATCCGGTGGTCAGAGACAGCGTGTCGCTTTAGGTCGTGCAATGGTCCGTAACCCAGAAGTCTTCCTGTTAGATGAACCATTATCTAACCTGGATGCCAAACTGAGAACAGAAATGCGTGCCCAGATTGCAAAATTACATAAACAGTTAGATACAACATTCGTTTATGTCACTCATGATCAGACCGAAGCCATGACCATGGCTGACCGTATCGTTGTCATGAATAAAGGTGTCATCCAGCAGTTCGATACACCAGCACACATTTATGATCATCCAGCTAACTTATTCGTTGCAACGTTCATTGGTTCACCAAAAATGAACTTAACTGATGTTACTTTAGAAAAGAAAGGTAACACTTACTACGTTAAAAATGATGACTTAAACTTCGCAGTTCCAGCTGGTAAAGTTAATGCCTCTTTTGATCAGTATGTTGGTAAAACCGTTACCTTAGGCATTAGACCAGAAGATCTTCACATCGAAAAGATCATGGTTGATACTTATCCTGATGCAGTCTTCAGTGCTACTTTAGACTTAGTTGAAAATACTGGTTCAGAAATGAACTTATACTTCAATTATCATGGCACAGACATGATCTTAAAAACACCATCACGTTTCGATTATAAAGATGGTGACAAGATCTCAATGGCGATTGATAAAAATAAGATTCACTTATTTGATAAAGAAACAGAAAAAGCAATTTCATAG